The following are from one region of the Coffea eugenioides isolate CCC68of chromosome 2, Ceug_1.0, whole genome shotgun sequence genome:
- the LOC113763752 gene encoding DNA topoisomerase 2 has protein sequence MANSKTAKLPLQSSNNANIVLPTGKTIEETYQKKSQLEHILLRPDTYIGSIEKHSQTLWVFENDAMVHRQISYVPGLYKIFDEILVNAADNKQRDPKMDSVKVVINVEENFISVYNNGDGVPVEVHQEEGVYVPELIFGHLLTSSNYDDTVKKTTGGRNGYGAKLTNIFSTEFVIETADGKRQKKYKQVFSNNMGNKSQPIISKCKESENWTKVTFKPDLAKFNMTHLEDDVLALMKKRVVDLAGCLGKTVKVELNGQRVPVKSFSDYCDLYLQSAAKTRPDPLPRIVEKVNERWEVCASLSEGQFQQVSFVNGIATIKGGTHVDYVTNQITNHIIGIVNKKNKNANLKAHSVKNHLWVFVNALIDNPAFDSQTKETLTLRQSSFGSKCELSQEFLKKVAKSGVVENLLSWADFKQSKDLKKTDGAKRQRITGITKLEDANDAGGKNSDRCTLILTEGDSAKALAMAGISVVGRNFYGVFPLRGKLLNVREASHKQIMDNAEIQYIKQILGLQHGKVYDSVKSLRYGHLMIMTDQDHDGSHIKGLLINFIHSFWPSLLKIPSFLVEFITPIVKATHKNGRALSFYTMPEYESWKESLSGNATGWSIKYYKGLGTSTSKEGKEYFKDLGKHKKDFIWVDDNDGEAIELAFSKKKIEARKNWLRQYEPGTYLDQKEKLIKYSDFVNKELILFSMADLQRSIPSMVDGLKPGQRKILFCSFKRNFVKELKIAQFSGYVSEHSAYHHGEQSLASSIIGMAQDFVGSNNINLLQPNGQFGTRNQGGKDHASARYIYTRLSPITRSLFPKDDDVLLDYLNEDGQSIEPTWYMPIIPMVLVNGSEGIGTGWSSYIPNYNPRDIIANIRRLLNNEPMEPMEPWYRGFRGTIEKTATKEAGASYTVSGVVEEVDETTIRVTELPIRKWTQDYKEFLESIMMGNEKVKDPFIKEFRDHTDDTTVYLEIIMSEENLLMAKHEGLLKKFKLTTTISTSNMHLFDSQGIIKKFDNPEQILGEFFHLRLEFYEKRKKVLLDNLQLEHLKLDNKVRFILAVVEGSIIVSNRKRADLFLELKEKGFTPFPKKKSVEAAVAGSIEDAEETEESSEVATSKGVRASDYEYLLSMAIGSLTLEKVQELCADRDKLKGEVDDLRKATPKSLWTKDLDALESQLDEQDISDAQAEAARKEMRRKAMKDDGPKPTRQAPKNPRKYNRKASNTEPTTEPMEISSSSALETNNVVEVAKPKGKAGPKKAPARKGKTSSVLRDEDDEDDDEVLALKDRLAAYNLGSSSPDQSETMETEIPKREPSKRATTKKPLVSVTEISDGDDDQIEISDDEDFELEVEAAPKEKGRKKTANSKAAKPAAAPKKRGQANKTSQLVGQKLITEVLKPADVSKISPEKKVRRMRPSPFNKKSGSVLERLSQQENDKISPESEGQESPASNASGSTEESAQVVVPRARPQRGGNRGKAKYVLSDSENDDVPDDSDFDEGDD, from the exons ATGGCAAACTCAAAAACAGCAAAGCTCCCTCTCCAATCAAGCAACAATGCCAACATTGTCTTGCCCACCGGAAAAACCATCGAGGAAACCTACCAGAAAAAGTCCCAGCTCGAACACATCCTCCTTCGTCCCGATACCTACATCGGATCCATCGAAAAACACTCCCAAACTCTATGGGTTTTTGAAAACGACGCCATGGTTCACCGCCAGATCTCCTATGTCCCCGGTCTTTACAAAATCTTTGACGAAATTCTCGTCAATGCGGCTGATAACAAGCAGAGAGACCCCAAGATGGACTCAGTTAAGGTTGTTATTAATGTGGAGGAGAATTTTATTAGCGTTTATAATAATGGGGATGGGGTTCCAGTCGAGGTTCATCAGGAAGAAGGGGTTTATGTACCCGAATTGATTTTTGGGCACTTGTTGACGAGTAGCAACTATGATGATACTGTGAAGAAGACTACTGGTGGGAGAAATGGGTATGGAGCTAAGCTCACGAATATCTTTTCAACCGAATTTGTTATCGAGACTGCTGATGGCAAGAGGCAGAAGAAGTATAAGCAG GTTTTCTCTAATAACATGGGGAATAAATCTCAACCCATTATATCTAAGTGCAAAGAGAGCGAGAACTGGACCAAGGTTACTTTTAAGCCTGACTTGGCAAAGTTTAACATGACCCATTTAGAGGATGACGTTCTTGCTTTGATGAAAAAGAGAGTGGTTGATCTGGCAGGATGCCTAGGAAAGACAGTGAAGGTTGAATTAAATGGTCAGCGAGTTCCTGTCAAATCATTCTCTGACTATTGCGATCTCTATCTACAATCTGCTGCAAAGACCAGACCAGATCCACTCCCAAG GATTGTGGAGAAAGTTAATGAGCGGTGGGAGGTATGTGCAAGTCTAAGTGAAGGGCAGTTTCAACAG GTCAGCTTTGTCAATGGAATTGCAACTATCAAAGGTGGGACTCATGTTGATTATGTTACCAACCAGATAACGAACCATATAATTGGTATTGTAAACAAGAAGAACAAGAATGCCAATCTCAAGGCTCATTCTGTCAAAAATCATTTATGGGTATTCGTCAATGCTCTTATTGACAACCCTGCTTTTGATTCTCAAACAAAGGAAACACTGACACTGCGACAAAGCAGTTTTGGTTCTAAATGTGAACTTTCGCAAGAGTTCCTCAAGAAAG TGGCCAAGTCTGGAGTGGTAGAGAACCTCCTTTCTTGGGCAGACTTCAAGCAAAGCAAAGACCTTAAGAAAACTGATGGAGCAAAAAGACAGAGGATTACTGGGATAACTAAGCTGGAAGATGCTAATGATGCTGGTGGGAAGAATTCTGATAGATGCACCTTGATTTTGACAGAAGGGGATTCAGCAAAGGCTCTTGCT ATGGCCGGAATTTCAGTTGTTGGGAGAAACTTCTATGGTGTTTTTCCATTGAGAGGTAAACTGCTGAATGTAAGGGAAGCCAGCCACAAGCAAATCATGGATAATGCTGAAATTCAGTATATCAAGCAAATTCTTGGTCTCCAGCATGGAAAAGTGTATGATAGTGTTAAGTCTCTGAGATATGGCCACCTGATGATTATGACAGATCAG GATCATGACGGTTCACACATCAAGGGACTGCTGATTAATTTCATTCACTCATTTTGGCCGTCATTGCTGAAAATTCCGTCTTTCTTAGTGGAGTTCATCACGCCTATAGTGAAG GCTACTCATAAGAATGGGAGGGCATTGTCATTTTATACAATGCCTGAATATGAATCATGGAAGGAAAGTTTGAGCGGCAATGCAACTGGTTGGTCCATAAAGTATTATAAG GGGTTGGGGACAAGCACATCCAAAGAAGGAAAAGAGTACTTCAAAGATCTCGGGAAGCACAAGAAAGACTTCATCTGGGTGGATGATAATGATGGGGAAGCAATAGAACTTGCCTTCAGTAAGAAGAAGATTGAAGCAAGGAAGAATTGGCTTCGGCAGTATGAG CCTGGCACTTACCTGGATCAGAAAGAAAAGCTAATCAAGTACAGTGACTTCGTTAACAAGGAGCTCATATTGTTTTCCATGGCGGATCTTCAGAGGTCAATTCCATCAATGGTTGATGGCCTGAAGCCAGGCCAACGAAAGATTCTTTTCTGTTCTTTCAAGAGGAACTTTGTCAAGGAATTAAAAATAGCCCAGTTCTCCGGTTACGTGTCTGAACACTCAGCTTACCATCATGGTGAGCAGAGTCTGGCAAGTTCCATCATCGGTATGGCTCAGGATTTTGTGGGCAGCAACAACATTAATCTTCTTCAACCAAATGGCCAATTTGGTACACGTAATCAG GGTGGGAAAGATCATGCAAGTGCTAGGTATATATATACTAGACTTTCACCTATCACACGATCCCTGTTCCCAAAAGATGATGATGTCCTCCTAGATTATCTGAATGAAGATGGTCAATCCATTGAACCTACTTG GTACATGCCCATTATCCCAATGGTTCTGGTTAATGGAAGTGAAGGAATTGGTACAGGATGGAGTTCCTATATTCCAAATTACAATCCGAGGGACATTATTGCTAACATTAGGCGTTTGCTGAATAATGAGCCAATGGAACCCATGGAGCCTTGGTATAGAGGATTTAGAGGAACCATTGAGAAAACAGCAACCAAGGAAGCTGGAGCTAGCTATACTGTCAGTGGAGTTGTAGAGGAAGTCGATGAAACAACAATTCGTGTCACTGAGCTGCCAATTAGGAAGTGGACTCAGGATTACAAGGAGTTCCTTGAATCGATTATGATGGGCAATGAAAAAGTCAAGGATCCATTCATCAag GAATTCAGGGACCATACAGATGATACTACAGTATATCTGGAAATAATCATGTCCGAGGAGAATTTACTCATGGCCAAGCATGAGGGtttgttgaagaaattcaaGCTAACCACAACAATTAGCACAAGCAACATGCACCTCTTTGACTCACAGGGCATTATCAAGAAATTTGATAACCCAGAACAAA TTTTAGGGGAGTTCTTCCATTTAAGGCTTGAGTTTtatgagaaaagaaag AAAGTTCTGTTGGACAATCTTCAACTAGAGCATTTGAAACTTGATAACAAGGTCAGGTTTATCCTAGCAGTTGTAGAAGGCAGTATTATAGTGAGCAACAGAAAAAGAGCCGATCTTTTCCTTGAACTGAAAGAAAAAGGTTTCACCCCCTTTCCCAAAAAGAAGAGTGTGGAAGCAGCTGTTGCTGGGTCAATCGAGGATgctgaagaaactgaagagagTTCTGAAGTGGCTACCAGCAAAGGAGTTCGGGCAAGTGATTACGAGTACTTGTTATCAATGGCAATTGGATCCTTGACTCTTGAGAAGGTCCAGGAGCTCTGTGCTGATAGAGACAAGCTCAAGGGGGAGGTTGATGATTTGAGAAAGGCTACTCCAAAATCTCTGTGGACGAAGGACCTTGATGCTCTTGAGAGCCAACTTGAT GAACAAGATATAAGTGATGCCCAGGCAGAGGCAGCAAGAAAAGAGATGAGGAGGAAGGCAATGAAAGATGATGGTCCTAAGCCTACCCGTCAAGCTCCAAAAAATCCACGGAAGTATAATAGAAAGGCTAGCAACACAGAGCCTACAACTGAACCAATGGAAATTTCATCTAGTTCAGCTTTGGAAACAA ATAATGTAGTTGAGGTAGCCAAGCCAAAAGGCAAAGCTGGTCCAAAGAAAGCTCCTGCTAGAAAG GGAAAAACTTCTTCTGTATTGAgggatgaagatgatgaagatgatgatgaagtgCTTGCACTAAAAGATAGACTAGCAGCCTATAACCTTGGGTCTTCTTCCCCTGATCAGTCCGAGA CCATGGAAACTGAAATTCCAAAAAGAGAACCCAGCAAAAGAGCTACTACAAAGAAGCCTTTGGTAAGTGTCACAGAGATTTCTGATGGTGATGATGATCAGATTGAAATCAGTGATGATGAAGACTTTGAACTGGAGGTAGAGGCAGCTCCAAaagagaaaggaaggaaaaaaacaGCCAATTCTAAAGCAGCTAAGCCTGCTGCAGCACCAAAGAAAAGAGGTCAGGCCAATAAAACTTCTCAACTTGTTGGGCAGAAGCTGATTACAGAAGTTCTAAAGCCTGCTGATGTTTCTAAGATTTCACCTGAGAAAAAAGTCAGGAGAATGAGGCCATCACCATTCAACAAGAAGAGTGGCTCTGTGCTGGAAAGGCTTAGCCAGCAGGAGAATGACAAGATATCACCTGAAAGTGAGGGACAGGAGAGCCCTGCTTCTAATGCTTCTGGGAGCACAGAAGAATCAGCTCAAGTTGTGGTTCCAAGAGCCAGACCACAGAGGGGCGGTAATCGTGGTAAAGCAAAATATGTCTTGAGTGATTCTGAAAATGATGACGTTCCAGATGACTCTGACTTTGACGAAGGTGATGATTGA